From the genome of Brassica oleracea var. oleracea cultivar TO1000 chromosome C4, BOL, whole genome shotgun sequence:
CAAATTAAATATATATATATGTGTTTGAATTTTTTTAATATGCATGCAGTTATGTTTTTTTATATAATCTTATATGTTGGGCGGAGCATTTGTAATTGTAATTGTGGACCGAAATCTATTTTGAATTTATGATGAGCATGATCGATTTGACCTTAAAATTTTTATCAGCCTGTTTATAGCTATAAAAAACTTAATGTGGTCATCAAGTGAATTTTTATTACAAAAACAAGTTCTAATTTTTTTTAAAATACTTTACTTTAACAGCAGTCAAAACTATTTTAATGGTTTTAGAACCAACAACTTATTATTGTTTCCTGAATCGAATTACTTTGACATTAGTCTTCCACATAGTTTGAAGGGTTTCAACTCCACGACTAAATTAATGCAACATATTTTCTTATTTTAAGTTGATGGCTGAATATATATATATATATATATATTATGGTGTATATTCTGGTATACACTCTGTTGTACACTCTGGTGTACACCGTAGTGTATAACAGAGTGTACATCTCAGTGTACAATTTGGTGTACAGACATGGGTATACACTTTAGTGTACATCAGAATATACACCGTAATGTACATCGAAATATACACCGTGATGTACACCGTAGTGTATACCATAAACCAGGACGTACTCCATAGTGTACACCAGGGTGTATGCCGTAGTGTACATCGGGGTGTATGCCAGGAGTGTACACTCCGTTGTACACTCTAGTGTACACCTCGTTGTATGTACACCCCGGCGTACATCCCGGTGTACACCCCGTTGTATGTACACCCCGGCGTACACCCCGGCGTACATCCCGGTGTACACCCCGTTGTATGTGCATCCCGGTGTACACCCCGTTGTATGTGCACCCCGGCGTACATCGGGGGTGTACGCACCCCCGCGTACACCCCGGTATACACTCCGGTGTACACTACGGCGTACACCCCGGTGTACACTACGTTGTACACTACGGTGTACACTCCAGTGTACACTACGGTGTACACTATGGTGTACACCCCATTGGACACTATGGTGTACATCCCGAATATTCACTAGGATGCATATCCCAGTGAACACTAGTATACATTACGGTTACACCTATGTGTACACCACGGTATATATACTACACTAGGATGTATGATATCTCATGAATTTCGTAGTTTTTAACATCTATCTATTAATCATATTAGTGTTTTGAGTTGCATTTAGGTCTCTACGCTGCACATATTTGTTCTTTTGTGTGCATTAGGGTATGGAGTAGATTATTAGGGTGATGATTGTTTGTAGTTTTTGCTTTAGTTTTTGGATTTTGTTTTTGCAAGAACCATTTTTCATCCAATCAAATTTTAGCTTTTCGTTTTTGTAAAAACCATTTGATTTGCCAATTAAAATTTTTGATAAATAGATTCTCTAAAGTTTAGGTAAACTAGTTTTTGAAAAATGTAACCAATTTGTGAAGAAAAGCTAAAAAACCAACTTTTATGAGTTTTTTGAATTTTTCCTATTTATGTAGAAAATATTACATTTTCATTAATTAATAATTAGTATTTTTATAAAGAAATTTTCATTTAAGTTTTTGTATAAAGAATATCATTCTAACAATATTATAAAATAATTTATTTGTGTTTCATATCAATAAAATAAACAGCTGTAAATCACTTTCTATTATTTGATTTACTTTTTAGAAACATAAATGGCAAATGTGTGAATATATGTTTTTCGTAGGGGTTGCAGAGTCTTTTACAAGACTTTTGTATAGGGTCAAAACGGTAGGCGGCCCATTTGTCAAATAAAAACTTTGGCTGACCCAAAATCCAAATTGATAACTTGGTGACGATCCACGTTTCCAAATTTTTCTAATTTGTATTTTGTTATAACAAAACAAATTAATCTATTGATCACAAAATCATTAAAGTGGGATTTTAAAATTTCAACTAATTTATAGTCGTTTTAAAAAATTCAAAATATAACATATAGGAAAAATCTAAATTTTTTATTATATAATTAATGTGATTGTTTAATATCTTTTAATAATATAAAATTAAACAAAAAAAGAACTAAAGTACAAAAATTGTTATCAAATATTTATTATTCATAATCATTAATTATCATATATACGTTAATCATATTAGGTAATTTCGTAACTTTTATTTAAAGAAAGTGCGAGAATATTCTTTTGTACGCTATTTATCAATTTGATAGTTAGTTTAATAAAAAAATATAATATAAGTTAAGATGGACCAACCTATTTTTCTAAAAATTCTGAATTTTATTTTCATGGTGACACGTGTTGTAATGTTTCTCAATTAATATATAAGAGATTTGTATGTTTCTTAAAGTTATGGGGTATTTTTGCAAGAAACACACAACATTCTGTAATAAATTCACAATTTTCATAAAATCTGAAGAGCCTAGTACTAAAAGACGCCATGATATGTTACAGTAGAAACTAAAGACGGCACGCGGTGTTCTACTTTGATTTCCTTAAAACGCTACTCGTCAACGCATTAAAGTCATCGGCCATCTCTTTTTGTCATCGCCGCCGTTGAAACTCCATTTCTCTCTCTCTATCGCCGGCGATCATGATCTACGTCGACGGAGTTCCCTTTCCATATGAGAACAGCTCATCTTCTTTCCCTTCTTCATCGCAGGTAGCTTTCTCCGTCTCTCACCAATCTCCATTCACTAAAAAGATTACTTCTTTTTGTGATTAGTTGACTTTTATGGTTTGACCAACATTGATGGAACAGGGAAGCAGCTTGCTTCTCGATGTAATGACACATCCTGTCATAATCTCAGCTTCTGACTCATTCAAGAATCTCGAGGAACAGAGAGTTACAGAGAGCTCAACGAAAGACAGATACGTTTACATATTCCAAAGAGAATATGCTGTTGTGAATCCAGCTCTTGTTGAAGTATGTATGCTTTATGACATTCGAAAGTTATGTTTTTTTTTTCAAATCCACTCTAATGATTCTGTTTTATTGATGAGAAGTTTGTTGGCATGGATGAAGCAACAACTTGTGTAGGTCTTGTTATCCGCAACAGAAGATCTGGAGTGTAAGAGACTGATCCTCTATATGTTCTTAAATAATGTGTAATCAGTCACCTTTATTTTTTAAAGTTTTGCGATGAATCTGAAACTGCAGCACTTCTATTGCACATATGGATTCACCAAAAGTTGTGGACTTGGGGATAAGGCAGATGTTATCATTGGTTTTGGAGGATGACAGTGATGCCGAGTTAGATGTATTATCTACTCTTTCAGCTTATGTTAATCATTTATTATATTCTTTTGAGTCCTTTTTGAATATTTCCTTGGGGGGTTTGTATGCAGGTACATATGGTTGGTGGTTATGAAGATGTGGATTTAAAAGTGTGTTTCTATATCTCTCAGTGTAGTTAATACTCAGCTTTGGAATGGTCTTAAGCTGAATGTATTGACTGTTTTTATGCAGAAGATTGCTAATGGCAGTGGTGACTATGCCAAACCAGAGGGTTACTCATTTCCTTTGTGTTGCAAATTAGTGGAGACGTTACAGAAGAGAAGAGAAAACTTTCACATTCAAACCTTATTTATTCTTGGGCACAACACCAAGCTGGATGCTCAAGGGAACACGTGCCCCATTTTTAATGGATTCCTGGTCAGTCTACTATGAGGTCTTAAAACAGAATATATATGAATTAGTAATGAACGTTACCATGTTTCTTTGTAACCTTGTTAATCAGGTTAATACCTCCAGCGGTGATATTGTCCCAGCCAGTTTCAACAGATCTTCCAGATGTCCGGATGAGCTTGTTCGTAGAATCAGAGTGTCGGCATCATTCGATGATCCTAGCTGGAGGGGGAAGTTACTTGACACATATGACACAAAAACTGATAGATTCATCATCGCACCATGCTCCTGGTACAAAACAAATTAAAACAAAAACGCTTCTTCTACCTCATTTTCACTCCATTAGAGTTAATGTACATATGAGTTGTGTTTTTGTAATTACAGGACAATGCGGCTGGTTGAATACGTTTGGGAACTTAATCGGCTTCCTGACGAAGAGATTCTTGTCAACTGTTCTACCTCACCTTCTGCTGAAGGTCCAGATTTCATAGATAATGAAAGACGGTTAGTAGTCATTTGATCATTATCTATAATTCATAACGGAACATGGTAGATTCACACACACGTACACAGAGATGATGAGTCGTGTTCTCTTTTGTGTGTTTGCAGGATTTGGAAGTATTTACTAAAATATCCAGAATGGAGCAAAACCTTCCCAAAGAGACAACCACGTGTGTTTGAAAGGACTGCCAATGGAAGCTGGAACTCCGTGTTTTGATTCTTGAACATAAGAATGTAAAAAATAAGGTTGCAATTGGGACCTAACAAACTAATGTTGTGTTAAAACGTGGGCTTGATCCGGCCTAGTAGGCCTATATGTTGAGGCCCATAGATTCAAGTCATTCCACTGCAGATCGAAACCTTCCACCCGACCCGAATATTATTTGCAAGAAAGATTTTTAAAATGATTCGATCCGAGTTTGGTTCGGATTTCTTGGTTCTATAAAAATAAATCCAATGTATTTCTTTCAGTGAAAAAAATACAATATCATTTTCAATGAAAAAAGAATCTCGTGTTTTTCTCGGTTTTCAATTGAATGTACCTAATTTTTATAACTTATTACATAGATTTTTTGTTATTTATTAATAAAATAAATATAAAATAGTGTTAAATATGAATAATAAAATTAGTATATCCATCTTCTTGGATATACTTAAAATTAATTTACTTATTTTTATTAATGTTGAGATAGATTAAAAATAACTAAATTAAGTATAAATAATAGTAAATGAAAAAATATGATGCATAAAATATAGAAATAATATATTTAGTTTGTACTGGAATCATAATCCAATTAGAAAGTAACTAAAATTATAGAAAAATTAAGTAAAAAAAAGAAGTATATATGAATTGGCGAAGTCAATGGAGTAAGTCAATGGAGTACAAAAGTAATGTTTTATTTTAAAGATAAAAAATAGATGAGACTGAAGAAAGTAACCATACAAGTGGGGTCAAGCGGCACAATAAAATTAGAAATATGCTAAGCATTCTGGATACAAAATTTACTAAACTCATATTTATCAGTTTGTGTAGTCAGAGACATAGATATCTAATTTACATTGCGAATAAATGTGTCTATCTAATGTTGATAGAAAAACTTTCACAAGATTAGTCGATTGATCTCGGTCCGGATACTTCCAAATCATCAAAAAAAAAAAGAGAACGGGACATAACTAGTTTTGGGTAAAAATTAATATTAACATGATCATAGGAGACAACTACCTCCAAATGAGAACGTCAGGTGGCCTAGCGGCAGTACTGAACGTTTCTCACACACGACTACCTGAGGTCGCCAGTTCGATACTCGGGGAAAGCGGGGTGGTACTGGGTTAGCTAAAAAATTCCTACGGGAATTTCTGGCGAGGTGGCCCTTCGGGGTGAGCCCAGTCACTATAAAAAGTTCAACCTATACAGTTTAACCAAGTGGTGGTAGTCTAGTGGCAATCTCTTGGGATTTGGTGTGTACCCACATCAGTCTGGGTTCGATTCCCACCGGGAACTAAATTATCACTACTTGGCCAGTCTGGACTTGGGCTTCGGCCCAAGTGGTTTACATGGTGGGCCATAACAGATGATTGGTCCACCCCCTAGCATTAGTCGGAAAGTATTCCAAACTCGGATCAGGCAGTGTGGTACGCTTTCGGGCTAGTCCACTCTGTAGCACTAAGTGCGTTCTTTCCGGGACCGACCAGATCAGCCGATAGGGTTTATCAAAAAAAAAAAAAAAAAAAAAAAAAAACTACCCCCAGATGTACGTAAACGCAGTCCAACCTAACTTTCACCAACAACACGATCGATAAACGAGATTCCATTTATAGTAACTAAATAGGGGTACTCTTGTAAATTCCTTTCATACCTTCTTTCCGAAAAATGTTGCTGAACGAAGCTTAACCGGGCCGGGCTCGCTAATGGGTTCCAAATTTTTATAATTTTCAAGTTTAAACAAATCGTTTGCCCTAATGGTCGATAAAGAGAAAGGGTCAAAGGATAAAAAGCTGCGGTTTTAAATTAGGGTCACTTTTCAAATTACACAGTTTTAAAAAAAATTAATTTATTCGGGGTAAAAAAAATACACATAAGGCAATATTGACTGGAATTTGATCTTGCAATATAGGAATAAAAAATCAAAACGATGTTTTAGATTGATTTGAAGAATAAAATGCCTACCACACATGTCCATACCATATATTATACCAAAAACGAAACACATACACTGTGTATTTATAAATGAGATGAGAGAAGAGAGCACGAAACAATAGCGAGCGAGGAAGACAAGAAAGCAACAATACAAAGTATAGATAAAATAATAATTATAATATCAAAGAGAAAGAAAGAATAAAAATCCCTAAAACTGCGAGCGTTTTTCGTTAACGGGAGAGAGATGAGTCTCTAAAAAACCAAATATCATGGAACCATGACGAAGGAAGAAGCAGCAGCATCGTATAGCATGAACGATATCTGCAGTAACGATCACAATATTGACGATAACAACAACACTAATCTAAAGCAGCACGAGGGGCGAGCATGGGGCACGTGTGAGGAGCTGTTATTGGCATGCGCCGTTAAGCGACACGGGTTTTGTGACTGGGACTCCGTCGCCGCGGAGGTTCGAACCCGGACCTCTCTCTCCGCCGTCTTTCTCTCCGCTGATGATTGCAGGCAGAAGTATCGGGATCTCCAGCGTCGGTTCAAGGAATCCGCCGACGGTGATAACGATGCGGCGGAGGAGGAGGAGGGAGGGAACGATATCCCGTGGCTGGAAGAGCTGCGTAGCCTCCGTGTGGCGGAGCTCCGTCGTGAGGTTGAACAGTACGACGTTTCGATACTGTAAGCGAACGAGAATCTGTAATCTCCGTCGATATTCTCTACGACGGATCTGAGTTTTTCTTTTTTGTTTTCAGATCGCTTCAGTTGAAGGTTAAGAAGCTAGAGGAGGAGAGAGACGGCGGCGAGAAACTAGATCTGGTGGAAGAAGAAGAAGAGAGGAAACGAGAGAGATCGGAGAACGACGGCGGTGAGAAGGCGGAGGAGTCCGAACGGGAAAACAGGTCGATGAACGAGTCTAACTCGACGGGCTCCGGCGAGAAAACCGTCGGAGAAGAAGAACCGGGACGGACTCGCGGTGATGATCTAGATCCCGATCCGGTTAACACTGCGGAGGAAGGATCGGGAGCGAGCGACTCGGGCGAGTTGGGCGAGTCAGGGACGTCGGGGAGGAAGTGGAAAAGGAAACGACGGAAAGATAGTGACGGAGAGATTAGATCGGCGGCGAGTGAATCACAGCCATTGATACGTCTTCTTGATTTGATTCGGTCCCATCCGCGGGGATCTTTGTTCGAACGCCGGGTTCGAAGCCAGGTATGCAAATATCTTATTTTTTCCTTATTTTCTTTATTTAATCCATCATTACTTT
Proteins encoded in this window:
- the LOC106342440 gene encoding bromodomain and WD repeat-containing protein 1, with the protein product MTKEEAAASYSMNDICSNDHNIDDNNNTNLKQHEGRAWGTCEELLLACAVKRHGFCDWDSVAAEVRTRTSLSAVFLSADDCRQKYRDLQRRFKESADGDNDAAEEEEGGNDIPWLEELRSLRVAELRREVEQYDVSILSLQLKVKKLEEERDGGEKLDLVEEEEERKRERSENDGGEKAEESERENRSMNESNSTGSGEKTVGEEEPGRTRGDDLDPDPVNTAEEGSGASDSGELGESGTSGRKWKRKRRKDSDGEIRSAASESQPLIRLLDLIRSHPRGSLFERRVRSQETTDYKSLVKQHLDIETIQRKLTQGSYDSSKLTFYRDLQLLFANVIVFFPSSSSESMAAHELRAIVSEEMRKESGKSSPRLFKASPGMTSIKAEAAETSEQKSSAPLVVCKRRRFVSAKAKASPSSSSFSQKEETKEEMLSEENENVETGGRSSKRTANNTKTGKGKNKQKEAEEAKTERKVVVSSDKKKSVADFLKRIKKSSPQKEDKDQNKSKKESKPKPRELRSNNVGKKKKAEVENAATPAKRAPGRPPQKKNVEAVATASGKRGRESGSTGKDNKQPKKRSRR
- the LOC106337179 gene encoding protein N-terminal asparagine amidohydrolase-like isoform X2, whose product is MIYVDGVPFPYENSSSSFPSSSQGSSLLLDVMTHPVIISASDSFKNLEEQRVTESSTKDRYVYIFQREYAVVNPALVEFVGMDEATTCVGLVIRNRRSGVTSIAHMDSPKVVDLGIRQMLSLVLEDDSDAELDVHMVGGYEDVDLKIANGSGDYAKPEGYSFPLCCKLVETLQKRRENFHIQTLFILGHNTKLDAQGNTCPIFNGFLVNTSSGDIVPASFNRSSRCPDELVRRIRVSASFDDPSWRGKLLDTYDTKTDRFIIAPCSWTMRLVEYVWELNRLPDEEILVNCSTSPSAEGPDFIDNERRIWKYLLKYPEWSKTFPKRQPRVFERTANGSWNSVF
- the LOC106337179 gene encoding protein N-terminal asparagine amidohydrolase-like isoform X1 — encoded protein: MIYVDGVPFPYENSSSSFPSSSQGSSLLLDVMTHPVIISASDSFKNLEEQRVTESSTKDRYVYIFQREYAVVNPALVEFVGMDEATTCVGLVIRNRRSGVTSIAHMDSPKVVDLGIRQMLSLVLEDDSDAELDVHMVGGYEDVDLKKIANGSGDYAKPEGYSFPLCCKLVETLQKRRENFHIQTLFILGHNTKLDAQGNTCPIFNGFLVNTSSGDIVPASFNRSSRCPDELVRRIRVSASFDDPSWRGKLLDTYDTKTDRFIIAPCSWTMRLVEYVWELNRLPDEEILVNCSTSPSAEGPDFIDNERRIWKYLLKYPEWSKTFPKRQPRVFERTANGSWNSVF